The nucleotide window GGGTCCTTGGCGATCACCACTCCGCGGGCGTCGCGGTACTGACCGCCGATGACATGGACCGACGCGCCCTCCGGGAACGCTTCCTCACCGAGTGGGCCGTCGGGGATCGGGAGTCCACCGTGCGCCATCGGCCAGCCTCCTCCGGTCCGCCCACACCGACGCGAACTCCTGGGACCAGCGACCTCCGCAGGAGCGCGAACGACTCGGGTTACCCAGGAGCGTCTCCGGTGAAACTGCCGCGCCGCAGACCCGCGGACTGCCACGCGCGCGGAACAACCGGCGGGGGGCAACCGGTGCCATCGGAAGGGCGGGATCAGCGATCCCGCCCTTCCGATGCCGGTGCGGTGCTGAACTGGCCCTGCCAGGTGGCCTGGGCGCCGGAGTCGCCGATGCGGTAGATGTCGACGACCGCCGCGCCGGCGGCTGCGATGGACAGCACCGAGAGCACCACCGTGACGGTCGTCGACGCCGGGCCCAGGAACGTGCGGCCCGGCCGCCGGGTTTCGCGCTGGCGCCACCACACCAGCAGGGCGAGCACGGCCACCGGGAGCGCCACCCAGAGCGCCGTGTCGCCGAGCTCGGTGTGGGTGCGGACCAGCGGGGTCCGCGCGACCCGGCGTTCGAGCCACTCGCCCGCCTCGGTGGTGATCGGGACCAGGATGACGACGAGGACCGAGAGGATCGCGTTGGGCCCGGCGAGCTTGCCGCGTGCGGCCGGCCAGAGCGCGCTGAGGACCAGGAGCAAAGCCGAAAGCGGCAGCAGCACGACGACGGCGTGCACGAGCAGGATGTGGGCGGGCAGACCGTTGACGGTGGTCATGGTGTCCTTTGTGGAGGGAAGCGGGGCCTGGGTGTGACTCCCCTCAGGGCGCCCGGGCGAGTGCGGCGACCTCGTAACCGGGTGCCCGGTTGGGCACCCACTCCTCGACGTCCTCGCCGCCCCGGGCGAAGGCGGCCGTGGCGAACACGTCGGCCCACAGGAGCGTCGGCCCGGTGACCGTGACGGCGAGCAGGTCGTGAGGACGGGTGCCGGTGTGGGGAGCGACGACGTGGTGGCCCCGGGCGGCTGTTCCGGACGTGGCGACGCCGCCGGTGCGCACGTCGAGGATGGCCAGGAACGCCGCCGCGTCCGCGGGGTCTTCGATCGCGACCCGCCACGGCGGGGAGGTCGTCAAGCCGACCCGGGCTGCGATGTCGCCGCCGACGTTGAGGTAGTGGTCGAACCCGGACAGTCCGGCGAGAAGCGCGGTGGCCGTCTCGGTGGCCCAGCCCTTGACGAGGCCGGACGGGTCGAAGCCGCCGGGCAGCCAAGCGTCGAAGTAGCCGTCAGTGCGGTCTCGTGCTTCGTCGCACAGCGCCAGGACTTCGGTGAGCCACGGGTGCCGGTCGTCGCGAGCGAGTTCGCCGCGGCGGAGGGCACTGACCCGGCTGTCGGGCCGGTAGGTGCTGAACAGCTCGTCGACGGCCCGCAGGTGCCCGAACACCGCCGCCACGGCCGGTTCGACGCCCGCGTGGGAGTCGATGTGCCGGCCGCGCAGGTGCAGGCCGGCCTGGGTGCCC belongs to Amycolatopsis tolypomycina and includes:
- a CDS encoding DUF2231 domain-containing protein — translated: MTTVNGLPAHILLVHAVVVLLPLSALLLVLSALWPAARGKLAGPNAILSVLVVILVPITTEAGEWLERRVARTPLVRTHTELGDTALWVALPVAVLALLVWWRQRETRRPGRTFLGPASTTVTVVLSVLSIAAAGAAVVDIYRIGDSGAQATWQGQFSTAPASEGRDR
- a CDS encoding FAD:protein FMN transferase, which produces MTTRPRRSWTRPVMGTQAGLHLRGRHIDSHAGVEPAVAAVFGHLRAVDELFSTYRPDSRVSALRRGELARDDRHPWLTEVLALCDEARDRTDGYFDAWLPGGFDPSGLVKGWATETATALLAGLSGFDHYLNVGGDIAARVGLTTSPPWRVAIEDPADAAAFLAILDVRTGGVATSGTAARGHHVVAPHTGTRPHDLLAVTVTGPTLLWADVFATAAFARGGEDVEEWVPNRAPGYEVAALARAP